In one window of Frigoriglobus tundricola DNA:
- a CDS encoding ABC transporter ATP-binding protein, whose amino-acid sequence MPTHPAPAPLLLFEQVSKWYGTVLALNQVTLELTGGITGLVGANGAGKSTLLRMANGQLQPTMGRVSVRGVDTWNWRARRLVGYCPDIDAFYEDMSGRRFVWVMARLCGYTRAEATRRTEDVLERVGMADRADRRLRGYSKGMRQRIKLAQALIHDPELLILDEPLSGIDPIGRQELLELFQALAAQGKCLLISSHELEALEKLTNHVVIMARGRIAAVGTLQQIRDLLDDHPLSVRIDVGRPREVARLLLALPEVLAVDVAPKLPDGPAEAVVVKARNPKRFFEHFGALVVEHGLDVRRLEPLDESAHAILGYLLGGSGKT is encoded by the coding sequence GTGCCAACGCACCCGGCACCCGCACCGCTCCTGCTCTTCGAACAAGTGTCGAAGTGGTACGGCACGGTCCTCGCGCTCAACCAGGTGACGCTCGAACTCACGGGCGGGATCACCGGGCTCGTGGGCGCGAACGGCGCGGGCAAATCGACGCTGCTCCGCATGGCGAACGGGCAGCTCCAACCGACGATGGGGCGCGTCAGCGTGCGCGGCGTCGACACCTGGAACTGGCGGGCGCGGCGGCTGGTCGGGTACTGCCCGGACATCGACGCCTTTTACGAGGACATGTCGGGCCGGCGGTTCGTGTGGGTGATGGCCCGCCTGTGCGGCTACACCCGGGCCGAGGCCACCCGCCGCACGGAGGACGTGCTGGAGCGGGTCGGCATGGCCGACCGCGCCGACCGCCGGCTCCGGGGCTACTCGAAGGGCATGCGCCAGCGCATCAAGCTCGCACAAGCCCTCATCCACGACCCGGAACTGCTGATCCTCGACGAGCCCCTTTCGGGGATCGACCCGATCGGCCGGCAGGAGCTGCTCGAACTGTTCCAGGCGCTCGCGGCCCAGGGGAAGTGCCTGCTGATCTCCAGCCACGAGCTCGAAGCGCTGGAGAAGCTCACGAACCACGTCGTCATCATGGCCCGGGGCCGGATCGCGGCGGTCGGCACGCTCCAGCAGATCCGCGACCTGCTCGACGACCACCCGCTCTCCGTGCGGATCGACGTGGGCCGCCCGCGGGAGGTCGCCCGCTTGCTCCTCGCGCTGCCGGAAGTGCTCGCCGTGGACGTGGCCCCGAAACTGCCGGACGGACCGGCGGAAGCGGTGGTGGTGAAGGCCCGGAACCCGAAGCGGTTCTTCGAGCACTTCGGCGCCCTCGTGGTGGAACACGGCCTCGACGTCCGCCGCCTGGAACCGCTGGACGAGTCCGCCCACGCCATCCTCGGCTACCTGCTGGGCGGCTCGGGGAAGACGTGA